The following nucleotide sequence is from Flavimarina sp. Hel_I_48.
GCTGAGTGCAGTATTCGGCGAAAAGTTGATTATAATAAATGGAATCCCAAAACACAACTTGCACTGGGTAATTCTATTCAAGCCCAAGAGATCAACAGAGAAATAGGGATTATAAAAGATAAAATCTATTCTCTTCAGCAGCTGTTTCAAAGACAGGAAAAACCCTATACCGCACTTGACCTTCGCGACGCCTATTTAGGTAAAGACAAAACGCAGAAAATGCTACTGGATATCTTCCAGGAGCACAATGACAAAGTAGAAAGTCTTATCGGTAAAGATTTTGCTGCCGGAACTGCCGAACGCTATCGTACCTGTAAAAAACACGTGGCAGCCTTTATAAAACAGAAATACAAGAAGAATGATATTCCTGTACAGGAAGTAGATCATAAGTTCATCACAGGGCTGGAATACTACCTAAAAACAACGCGCAAGTGTGCGCACAACTCCGCTATTAAATACATCACCAATTTTAAAAAAATCATCCGCATAGCGTATGCTAATGATTGGATTGATAAAGATCCATTCTTAAACTGGAAAGCAAAACTCAAAATCGTGGATCGAGAATTCTTAAGTGAAGAAGAAATCCAAAAAATAATGAATCTGGATTTGAAAATGGAACGCCTGGATCAGGTACGCGATATTTTTATTTTTTGTTGTTTCACCGGCTTGGCCTATGCCGAT
It contains:
- a CDS encoding site-specific integrase; the protein is MSHSLSLLFYIKKSKADEYGKANIYLRITLAGKRAECSIRRKVDYNKWNPKTQLALGNSIQAQEINREIGIIKDKIYSLQQLFQRQEKPYTALDLRDAYLGKDKTQKMLLDIFQEHNDKVESLIGKDFAAGTAERYRTCKKHVAAFIKQKYKKNDIPVQEVDHKFITGLEYYLKTTRKCAHNSAIKYITNFKKIIRIAYANDWIDKDPFLNWKAKLKIVDREFLSEEEIQKIMNLDLKMERLDQVRDIFIFCCFTGLAYADVKKLHRGDISVGADGEEWVKTKRTKTDTRSNIPILPIAKTIIEKYEDHELLKEKDLVLPVLSNQKMNAYIKELATLAGITKNLTFHLARHTFATTVTLTNGVPIESVSKMLGHTNLKTTQHYAKILDMKVSKDMAVLRAKFK